One segment of Rubripirellula amarantea DNA contains the following:
- the argS gene encoding arginine--tRNA ligase, which translates to MHIPHLMQKRFENALESMTSTPEKYASMIRSTSDPNHGDFQVNLAMPLSKELGKPPRDVAGEVVGAVDVADVCEPPEIAGPGFINLKLKDDFIAAEITKLIGDARCGVPKRKSNDTIVIDFSSPNVAKPMHVGHIRSTVIGDSLARVLNFLGYNTITDNHLGDWGTQFGIIIYGYKHFGDPKAVAADPVPELAKLYRKVNSLIEFCKAKKRIPQLTSEIESAKEELAQLQSTDISSDPKAEKKHKKSLAGAERKIGSLQSELSDTQAKIDAVEQDPQANAEAIKHADIDKAVLEETAKLHRGDEENLKLWEEFLPNCKDEINRVYDRLGVTFDHTLGESFYHKMLGVVVSELEAKGLASTSDGAVCVFLDAFDAPMIVRKQDGAYLYATTDLATLRYRQNEFKPTEILYVVDTRQSEHFDKIFAVAHEFGLKDVKLVHVNFGTVLGEDGRPMKTRSGTLIGLEGLLDDAVERARQVVCDPERLKNFDPPMDAAEQEMVAETVGIGAIKFADLSHHRTSDYKFSLDKMIALEGNTSTYVQYSYARTQAILTRAEKLESDVYEMVQAHGITFTHPAERTLAVSLLRLEEALLTVHKDYAPNVLVEYLLDTARNYSRFNDNCHVLKAETEAIQATRLALVTLSGRVLQLGLSLLGVDVVGRM; encoded by the coding sequence ATGCACATCCCGCACTTGATGCAGAAACGATTCGAGAACGCGCTCGAATCAATGACGTCAACGCCTGAGAAGTACGCCTCCATGATCCGGTCGACATCGGATCCCAATCACGGAGACTTCCAAGTCAATCTAGCCATGCCGCTATCCAAGGAACTTGGCAAACCGCCACGTGACGTTGCGGGCGAAGTGGTGGGTGCCGTTGACGTTGCGGATGTGTGCGAACCACCGGAAATCGCTGGCCCTGGGTTTATTAACCTAAAACTAAAAGATGATTTCATCGCGGCTGAAATCACTAAGTTGATTGGCGATGCCCGCTGCGGTGTTCCCAAACGCAAGTCGAACGACACAATCGTGATCGACTTTTCGTCCCCCAACGTTGCCAAGCCCATGCATGTGGGGCACATTCGCAGCACTGTTATTGGTGACTCGTTAGCACGCGTTTTGAATTTCCTCGGCTACAACACGATTACCGATAATCATCTTGGCGACTGGGGAACTCAATTCGGGATCATCATCTACGGGTACAAACATTTCGGTGACCCTAAAGCTGTTGCTGCTGACCCGGTGCCCGAACTCGCAAAGCTTTATCGTAAAGTCAATTCATTAATCGAGTTCTGTAAAGCGAAGAAGCGAATCCCTCAGTTAACCTCTGAAATCGAGTCCGCCAAGGAAGAACTTGCTCAGTTGCAATCGACTGATATTTCAAGTGACCCTAAAGCAGAAAAGAAACACAAAAAGTCGCTTGCTGGGGCCGAGCGAAAGATTGGTTCGTTGCAGTCAGAACTCAGCGACACACAAGCCAAAATTGACGCTGTCGAGCAGGACCCGCAAGCAAACGCCGAAGCGATTAAGCATGCCGATATTGATAAAGCAGTGCTTGAAGAAACGGCAAAATTGCATCGCGGAGATGAAGAGAACTTAAAGTTGTGGGAGGAATTCCTGCCGAACTGCAAAGACGAGATCAATCGAGTCTATGACCGTTTGGGCGTCACGTTTGATCACACGTTAGGCGAGAGCTTCTATCACAAGATGCTGGGTGTCGTGGTCTCGGAACTCGAGGCCAAAGGATTGGCGTCCACCAGTGATGGAGCCGTTTGCGTTTTTCTGGATGCCTTTGACGCCCCCATGATCGTTCGCAAACAAGACGGTGCCTATCTTTATGCAACAACCGACTTGGCAACGCTTCGCTATCGTCAAAACGAGTTTAAGCCGACCGAAATTTTGTATGTCGTTGACACTCGCCAAAGCGAACATTTTGACAAGATCTTTGCCGTCGCCCACGAATTCGGCCTCAAGGATGTCAAACTCGTCCACGTCAATTTCGGTACGGTGCTCGGCGAAGACGGTCGCCCAATGAAGACTCGTAGTGGAACACTAATTGGGCTCGAAGGCCTGCTTGACGATGCCGTGGAACGAGCCCGGCAAGTGGTATGCGATCCCGAGCGTTTGAAGAACTTCGACCCTCCCATGGACGCTGCCGAACAAGAAATGGTGGCCGAGACGGTTGGTATAGGTGCAATCAAGTTTGCGGACCTGAGCCACCACCGTACCAGCGACTATAAGTTCAGCTTGGATAAAATGATCGCGCTGGAAGGAAACACGTCCACCTACGTTCAGTATTCTTATGCTCGAACTCAAGCCATTTTGACTCGTGCGGAAAAACTTGAATCCGACGTTTATGAGATGGTACAGGCTCATGGCATAACATTTACTCACCCTGCGGAACGGACTTTGGCCGTGAGTTTGCTTCGATTAGAAGAGGCACTACTGACGGTTCACAAAGATTATGCCCCCAATGTTTTAGTAGAGTATTTGCTTGATACAGCTCGCAATTACTCTCGATTTAACGACAACTGCCACGTACTGAAGGCTGAAACCGAAGCGATTCAAGCTACAAGATTGGCGCTAGTTACTTTGTCGGGACGAGTACTACAACTCGGCTTAAGTCTGCTAGGCGTTGATGTCGTTGGCCGGATGTGA
- a CDS encoding serine/threonine-protein kinase produces the protein MTDITAQNFVQRIADLGLAERSVVNRAYGEMGAGDHTLQDVVKAMQRQGIVTTLQTDKILKGDRHGYFYGDYKVLYLIGAGTFARVYRAEKFGGEVYAIKVLRKRFRDEIKELEQFLREGRMGLRLRHPNIVSILEVVPDVHNPFLVMEFVEGQTLRELVKVRGKLPADLALRLMYEIASGLAYAASLGIAHRDLKLSNVLVSSDGKAKLVDFGLAALTDRNNPEKMADCPNARAIDYAALERGTGVRKDDPRSDVYFAGNMLYHMIAGTPALTETRDRLARLNVSRFQEIPPLHERVPDVPGIANHLVQRAMAFNPEKRIQSAAALQAEVKKAIKILEEGKSGTGDQPYNLPMADHQDDDEDPTNEGEGYVVMLVESKPGLQNAIRERLKSRGYRVLVISNPNRALDRFSAQEEAPADCVIFGASELGNLAVEAFNQFASDDHTSSIPTILLVDRRQSHIIGAARRGPNRKMLALPLKVRELRTALNQLLSGVERRELGTY, from the coding sequence ATGACGGACATCACCGCTCAAAATTTTGTACAGCGAATTGCTGACCTCGGGCTCGCTGAGCGGTCTGTGGTGAACCGTGCCTATGGAGAAATGGGAGCAGGTGACCACACGCTTCAAGACGTGGTCAAGGCAATGCAGCGGCAGGGGATCGTCACCACGCTGCAGACCGACAAAATTCTTAAAGGCGATCGTCACGGGTATTTCTACGGTGACTATAAAGTCTTGTACCTGATCGGTGCGGGTACATTCGCGCGAGTCTATCGCGCCGAAAAGTTCGGTGGCGAAGTCTACGCCATCAAGGTGCTTCGCAAACGCTTTCGCGATGAAATCAAAGAGCTGGAACAGTTCCTTCGCGAAGGACGCATGGGATTACGATTGCGACATCCCAATATCGTTAGCATTTTGGAAGTGGTTCCCGACGTTCACAATCCGTTCTTGGTGATGGAGTTTGTCGAGGGCCAGACACTTCGAGAGCTCGTCAAGGTGCGCGGCAAGTTACCCGCCGATCTAGCACTCCGCCTGATGTACGAAATCGCATCAGGACTCGCGTACGCGGCGTCGTTGGGGATTGCTCACCGTGACCTGAAGCTTTCCAACGTTCTGGTGTCATCCGACGGCAAAGCCAAGCTGGTGGACTTTGGGTTGGCAGCACTCACCGACCGCAACAACCCGGAAAAGATGGCGGATTGCCCGAACGCTAGAGCGATCGACTATGCAGCGTTGGAACGCGGTACAGGCGTTCGCAAGGATGACCCACGCAGCGACGTTTATTTTGCTGGCAACATGCTTTATCACATGATTGCCGGTACGCCAGCACTTACCGAAACTCGCGACCGTTTGGCTCGCCTTAATGTAAGCCGGTTCCAAGAAATTCCACCGCTGCACGAACGCGTTCCTGATGTGCCCGGGATTGCGAATCATTTGGTTCAGCGCGCGATGGCATTTAATCCCGAAAAGCGAATTCAGTCTGCCGCGGCGCTGCAAGCCGAGGTCAAGAAGGCGATTAAAATCCTGGAAGAGGGTAAGAGCGGAACGGGGGATCAACCTTACAACCTTCCGATGGCCGATCACCAAGATGATGACGAAGACCCAACCAATGAAGGCGAGGGCTACGTCGTCATGCTCGTTGAGTCTAAGCCCGGACTGCAGAACGCCATTCGCGAACGCTTGAAGTCTCGCGGTTATCGGGTGCTCGTGATTTCCAACCCTAACCGGGCTCTCGATCGCTTTAGTGCCCAAGAGGAGGCACCAGCCGATTGCGTTATTTTCGGTGCATCAGAACTTGGCAATTTGGCCGTCGAGGCGTTTAACCAGTTTGCATCGGATGACCACACCAGTTCGATCCCGACCATTTTGCTGGTGGATCGGCGTCAATCCCACATCATCGGTGCCGCGCGGCGAGGGCCCAACCGCAAGATGCTGGCGTTGCCACTTAAAGTTCGCGAATTGCGAACTGCACTTAACCAGCTTCTCTCAGGCGTTGAGAGACGTGAATTAGGCACGTACTAA
- the xerC gene encoding tyrosine recombinase XerC codes for MRRSIPQFLTFLATERNASDLTIKAYREDLFGLTEWLEATRGSIPKPDALTPQDLRAYQAALQQAGYARTTISRKLASLRSFYRFAMRQGIASTNPAKPLRNPRRQRKLPHVLTNDEVGRLLIAPPANDKAGLRDRAILETMYSAGLRVSELVGMQDGDVDYDEQIVRVRGKGRKERISPLGSFAIRAIKKYAANRVRDPKVEAKGRQAPVFVNRFGKILTTRSIGRMLEKYIGLAQLDSRTSPHTLRHSFATHLLDRGADIRSVQELLGHKSLATTQIYTHVSAANLRQVYEKAHPRAN; via the coding sequence ATGCGCCGATCTATTCCTCAATTCCTAACGTTCTTGGCAACCGAGCGCAACGCGTCGGATCTGACGATCAAGGCGTACCGAGAAGACCTGTTCGGTTTGACCGAATGGCTCGAAGCGACACGGGGCAGCATTCCCAAGCCAGATGCGCTGACGCCCCAGGACCTGCGAGCTTACCAGGCCGCGTTGCAGCAGGCCGGTTACGCCCGAACGACGATTTCAAGAAAACTCGCCAGTTTGCGGAGCTTTTATCGCTTTGCAATGCGTCAGGGAATCGCTTCGACGAATCCTGCAAAACCACTTCGCAATCCGCGGCGGCAACGCAAACTTCCGCACGTGTTGACCAACGACGAAGTGGGTCGATTACTGATCGCACCACCGGCGAACGACAAAGCGGGTCTTCGTGACCGCGCAATCTTGGAAACAATGTACTCGGCCGGTTTGCGGGTCAGCGAGCTAGTCGGAATGCAAGATGGCGACGTGGACTACGATGAACAGATAGTCCGAGTCCGCGGAAAGGGACGCAAAGAACGCATTAGCCCACTCGGGTCATTTGCAATTCGCGCGATCAAAAAGTATGCCGCCAATCGTGTGAGGGACCCCAAGGTCGAGGCCAAAGGTCGACAAGCGCCAGTGTTCGTCAATCGCTTTGGCAAAATTCTTACCACGCGAAGCATCGGGCGGATGCTCGAGAAATACATCGGGCTTGCCCAACTCGATTCGCGAACAAGCCCTCATACGCTTCGTCACAGCTTTGCCACGCACCTGCTTGACCGAGGTGCCGACATTCGAAGTGTTCAGGAACTGTTGGGTCACAAGAGCTTAGCAACGACGCAGATCTACACGCACGTCAGCGCGGCCAACCTGCGTCAGGTCTACGAGAAGGCTCACCCACGAGCCAACTGA
- a CDS encoding TIGR04283 family arsenosugar biosynthesis glycosyltransferase, whose translation MTPHDVSVIIPTLNEASNLAAAVESAKQAGAGEVIVSDGGSSDATLEIARVAGVDKLVRSFPGRGTQLASGLRVADRDVVLLLHADNRLGVDALNQICQCGDFLWGAFEQRIDSSRTIYRWVERGNNARVRYRSVAFGDQAIFANRSLLKKYGGIAEVPLMEDVELSTRLRKIDKPRLLPGPVTISDRRWRQNGVVRQTLHNWSLQVRFALGASPETLAKSYRS comes from the coding sequence ATGACGCCTCACGATGTTTCAGTCATCATTCCCACGTTGAATGAAGCATCGAACCTCGCAGCAGCAGTCGAGTCGGCGAAACAAGCCGGTGCGGGCGAGGTCATTGTCAGCGATGGTGGCAGCTCGGATGCCACGCTCGAGATCGCTCGTGTGGCCGGCGTCGATAAGCTTGTGAGATCATTTCCCGGTCGAGGGACGCAGCTCGCCAGCGGACTCCGCGTGGCTGATCGAGACGTAGTGTTGCTTCTGCACGCCGATAATCGTCTCGGTGTGGATGCGCTAAACCAAATTTGTCAGTGCGGTGACTTTCTGTGGGGTGCGTTCGAACAGCGCATCGACTCCTCGCGAACGATCTATCGCTGGGTCGAACGTGGCAACAATGCTAGGGTGCGCTATCGTTCGGTGGCCTTTGGTGACCAAGCCATCTTTGCCAACCGTAGCCTGCTGAAGAAGTACGGTGGAATCGCCGAGGTACCTTTGATGGAAGACGTGGAATTATCAACGCGTCTTCGCAAGATCGACAAGCCAAGGCTCTTACCGGGGCCCGTTACGATCAGCGATCGGCGATGGCGACAAAACGGGGTGGTCCGACAAACGCTTCATAATTGGTCGTTGCAAGTTCGGTTCGCCCTGGGGGCATCACCCGAAACGCTCGCCAAGAGCTATCGGTCATAG
- a CDS encoding LptF/LptG family permease: MTQIDRYILTLFLRTVVICFCSIAGVFIVFSAFTSMDDFVKLGQSEGGLVKVMARYYGPFMLLMFDWTGAIIAMMAFLFTVGWLRRTGELTSTLAAGISHGRLLRPMIVASLLIVGAQMVNREFVLPQYRDALSMKAKDINPTMEQDVKAKYDKVNRVLIDGTSMIASNGTLQEPNFRLDGNLVGFGDMILAKEAKWMEASPTLPSGFLLNRVRRPEQIDTLASAFWQKRPVLLTSHDQDWLQPGQCFLATSVSPDLLQASESATRRASIPELVAQVRNPAVHSSMGLQVLLHERIVRPPLDFALIMLALPMVVNRKGRNLFVMIGAAMVTVMGFFLVKTVASMIGSGGYMISPGMAAWVPLIVFGPIAYVRLREVQLV, from the coding sequence GTGACCCAAATCGACCGCTACATATTGACGCTCTTTCTTCGGACAGTCGTCATCTGTTTCTGCTCGATCGCCGGCGTCTTCATTGTCTTTTCTGCTTTCACGAGCATGGACGACTTCGTCAAGCTCGGGCAAAGCGAGGGAGGATTGGTGAAGGTGATGGCGCGGTACTACGGTCCCTTCATGTTGTTGATGTTCGATTGGACCGGTGCCATCATCGCCATGATGGCGTTCTTGTTCACCGTGGGATGGTTGCGTCGTACGGGTGAGCTTACTTCGACGTTGGCCGCGGGCATCTCGCACGGGCGTTTGCTGCGTCCGATGATCGTGGCGTCGTTATTGATCGTCGGTGCTCAAATGGTCAATCGCGAATTCGTGTTGCCTCAGTACCGTGATGCTTTGTCGATGAAGGCCAAGGACATCAATCCCACGATGGAACAGGACGTCAAGGCGAAGTACGACAAGGTCAATCGTGTTCTGATCGACGGGACTTCGATGATCGCGAGCAACGGTACCCTTCAAGAGCCCAACTTTCGACTCGATGGAAACCTTGTCGGGTTTGGCGACATGATTTTGGCTAAGGAAGCGAAATGGATGGAAGCATCCCCTACTCTGCCCTCGGGGTTTCTCCTGAACCGGGTTCGTCGTCCTGAGCAGATCGATACTTTAGCATCGGCGTTCTGGCAAAAACGTCCTGTATTATTGACATCGCATGACCAAGACTGGCTTCAACCCGGCCAGTGTTTTCTCGCAACGAGCGTTTCACCAGATCTTTTGCAAGCCAGCGAATCGGCAACGCGACGCGCGTCCATTCCCGAGTTGGTGGCCCAGGTTCGCAATCCTGCCGTGCACAGCAGCATGGGATTGCAGGTGCTATTGCACGAACGAATCGTTCGGCCACCACTGGATTTTGCCTTGATCATGTTGGCATTGCCGATGGTGGTGAATCGAAAAGGCCGCAATTTGTTTGTCATGATCGGAGCCGCAATGGTGACGGTGATGGGATTCTTCTTAGTCAAAACCGTTGCCTCGATGATCGGAAGCGGCGGCTATATGATTTCGCCCGGTATGGCTGCTTGGGTTCCGTTGATAGTATTTGGCCCGATAGCCTACGTTCGACTCCGAGAAGTGCAGTTGGTATGA
- a CDS encoding TlpA family protein disulfide reductase, whose amino-acid sequence MIAIRPRSLTITISVFLACASALMMGCSQSSPEEASSALQSSTITQPDDDSDLPPLPDETQLPPITAGMPPSGNSPLADPSNYPRLGSSQADSGRADSGSGSLAGLGNVSAPDSQLASNEAVAQQSSPMGSAPGQPDSNPELFPLATTDPTGDSPGTGLKQDLTPEELIEFLAQADKDMQTIASGGSGISDPREARKTLIQIIKMKREASRRLAEDESLSETLQDEGKRGQLQALSHLAALGDLKAADELRDLAETNIQSGNSKLMSDSRLVLIGFAIEDLQNGVDDAPNQIVSLVRDLSRDSANTDVPAMMVMGQARQVLANYGHDNEAKIVRDTIIDLYADSSDAQIAKMASQLAGNVRFDGINQLMNNIHEDKAVSLDQWTESAEKLVDESADLQTVQYLAGSALDLESRELEALATATYDVLEERFTDKESATFSEVQLALEARDARNKAIGTPFEFSLPSINSDGLSMERFRGKIVLMPFWTMDFPQSLQIVPMLRKIQDDYPDDVVIVGMNLDSDASEVQAFAEKNKLDFPHFRAESSAEQSSGNPAAAQFGVVSLPCVVVFDQESKARVIDFSGRKIERTVNELLP is encoded by the coding sequence ATGATTGCCATTCGCCCACGCTCGCTGACTATCACGATCTCAGTTTTCCTTGCTTGCGCGAGTGCACTCATGATGGGGTGCAGTCAGTCATCGCCCGAGGAAGCTTCGTCCGCATTGCAATCGTCGACGATCACTCAGCCCGACGACGATTCCGACCTCCCGCCTCTTCCCGACGAAACACAATTACCACCGATCACCGCCGGGATGCCACCGTCGGGCAACTCCCCGCTTGCCGATCCAAGCAACTACCCGCGTTTAGGATCTAGCCAAGCGGACTCGGGCCGGGCGGACTCTGGGAGCGGCTCTCTTGCAGGCTTGGGCAATGTCTCGGCTCCCGATAGCCAACTCGCGTCCAATGAAGCGGTGGCTCAGCAATCCAGCCCCATGGGTTCAGCACCGGGTCAACCCGATTCGAATCCAGAGTTATTTCCCCTCGCTACCACTGACCCAACCGGCGACTCGCCTGGAACAGGACTCAAACAAGACCTCACACCGGAAGAGTTGATCGAGTTCTTAGCGCAAGCGGACAAGGACATGCAGACGATCGCCTCGGGCGGATCGGGAATTTCGGACCCTCGCGAAGCTCGCAAGACACTGATCCAGATTATCAAAATGAAACGCGAGGCTTCTCGACGCCTCGCCGAAGACGAATCGCTATCGGAAACATTGCAAGACGAAGGCAAGCGAGGCCAACTGCAAGCTTTATCGCACCTTGCTGCTTTAGGTGACCTAAAAGCCGCCGACGAACTTCGCGACCTTGCGGAAACCAACATCCAATCTGGCAACTCGAAATTGATGTCCGACAGCCGTCTTGTGTTGATTGGGTTCGCCATCGAAGACTTGCAAAATGGCGTTGACGATGCTCCGAACCAAATCGTGTCACTTGTCCGCGATCTATCACGCGACTCGGCAAATACGGACGTGCCTGCGATGATGGTTATGGGCCAAGCTCGCCAAGTCCTAGCCAACTATGGCCACGACAACGAAGCCAAAATTGTACGCGACACCATCATCGACCTTTATGCTGATTCCTCGGATGCTCAGATCGCAAAAATGGCATCGCAACTCGCAGGCAATGTTCGCTTCGATGGCATCAACCAATTGATGAACAACATTCATGAAGACAAGGCTGTATCGCTTGACCAATGGACCGAGTCGGCTGAAAAACTAGTCGATGAATCGGCCGACTTGCAAACCGTTCAGTACCTTGCCGGTTCAGCGCTCGACCTTGAATCAAGGGAGTTGGAAGCACTCGCGACTGCCACCTATGACGTTCTCGAGGAACGATTCACTGACAAGGAATCAGCAACCTTCAGTGAAGTCCAATTAGCATTAGAAGCCCGAGATGCTCGGAACAAGGCAATCGGAACGCCGTTTGAATTTTCGCTGCCGTCGATCAATAGCGACGGACTGTCAATGGAACGGTTTCGCGGCAAGATTGTTCTGATGCCATTCTGGACCATGGACTTTCCGCAATCGCTGCAGATCGTGCCGATGCTGCGAAAGATCCAAGATGACTACCCGGATGACGTGGTCATTGTCGGTATGAATCTGGATTCCGATGCGAGCGAAGTGCAAGCGTTCGCTGAGAAAAACAAACTGGATTTCCCTCATTTTCGGGCGGAGTCATCAGCAGAACAATCCAGCGGTAATCCGGCGGCAGCTCAATTTGGAGTCGTTTCCTTGCCCTGCGTGGTCGTGTTTGATCAGGAAAGCAAAGCTCGCGTGATTGATTTTTCAGGACGAAAAATTGAGCGGACCGTTAACGAATTGCTGCCCTAG
- a CDS encoding (5-formylfuran-3-yl)methyl phosphate synthase — translation MRFSPELLISVQSISEFDALVTTTAESVSPLADIIDLKDPRRGPLAPASSVLWDHAAKVASNRPELRISAALGEYDEARAVAATLPARFDYAKMGPSGLRSVSDLCNAWQSVRRSLPEGVELVGVAYADHTNACTLPADEIFTAAQGEGLRRVLVDTFVKDGISTLEHLGIAGSRNLIASAKRQGLWCAIAGSLAKKDFAAIMPLEPAHCVGVRGSVCEETRTSDLCIQRCQQWRSLVDDWKVEGLAI, via the coding sequence ATGCGTTTTTCGCCTGAACTCTTGATAAGTGTTCAATCCATAAGCGAGTTTGACGCTCTTGTGACGACAACTGCGGAATCGGTGTCTCCTTTGGCCGATATCATCGACCTGAAGGATCCACGTCGAGGACCACTCGCACCGGCAAGCAGCGTGCTGTGGGATCACGCGGCCAAGGTCGCCTCGAATAGGCCGGAATTACGAATCTCCGCTGCATTGGGGGAATACGACGAGGCAAGAGCCGTCGCAGCCACACTGCCTGCACGATTTGACTACGCCAAAATGGGGCCGAGCGGGCTTCGCAGCGTCTCAGATCTTTGCAATGCGTGGCAATCCGTGCGCAGAAGTTTGCCCGAGGGTGTGGAGCTCGTGGGGGTAGCTTACGCCGACCATACCAATGCATGCACATTACCAGCCGACGAAATTTTTACGGCAGCCCAAGGCGAAGGGTTGAGACGCGTCCTTGTCGATACGTTTGTGAAGGACGGCATTTCGACACTCGAGCATCTAGGGATCGCGGGTTCACGCAATTTGATTGCATCGGCAAAGCGGCAAGGTCTGTGGTGCGCGATCGCCGGTTCGCTGGCCAAGAAAGACTTTGCTGCGATCATGCCACTCGAACCCGCTCACTGCGTTGGGGTCCGAGGATCTGTTTGCGAAGAAACGCGGACCAGTGACCTTTGTATCCAGCGTTGCCAGCAATGGCGAAGCCTCGTCGATGATTGGAAGGTCGAAGGTTTGGCGATCTAG
- a CDS encoding ribonuclease D, translated as MKYDSINTPKDLQKFCEDIADEPRIGFDTEFVSEDTYRPLLCLIQVVAGDRLAIIDPVAVEDTSAFWELLSTPGRTVIAHAAREEIRFCFRNSGKPIAGLFDTQLAAGFVGMEYPASLGTLVQKLVNKTLPKGETRTNWFRRPLTQDQITYALHDVTDLFTMHDQLAAKAAKLERTRWIEEETQVLQEKVMTAETCENWRRVSGASGLKPRQLETVRHLWLWREGVAKSLDRLPRRVLRDDLVIELAKKASADPHKIRGIRGMERRNLHDQYDAIGQAIQTALDTPDDDLPKRPRGSRRVVSPMLSQFLSTSIACISRQHKLAPPIVGNADDVRELLGYELDRRENDPVPSLLKGWRGEIVGKTFRKILSGELAIRVADVTESQPLEFFDVDAKG; from the coding sequence TTGAAGTACGACTCCATAAACACACCGAAGGATCTGCAAAAATTCTGCGAAGATATTGCGGATGAGCCAAGGATTGGATTCGATACCGAATTTGTTTCCGAAGACACCTATCGACCTCTCTTGTGCTTGATTCAAGTTGTCGCTGGCGATCGATTGGCGATTATCGACCCAGTAGCGGTCGAAGACACCTCGGCGTTTTGGGAACTGCTTTCTACGCCTGGTCGAACCGTGATCGCCCATGCTGCACGTGAGGAAATCCGGTTTTGCTTTCGCAATTCGGGTAAGCCGATCGCAGGCCTTTTCGACACCCAACTGGCCGCCGGTTTCGTCGGGATGGAATATCCCGCATCGCTGGGGACCTTGGTGCAAAAGCTGGTCAACAAGACGCTTCCCAAGGGCGAAACAAGGACCAATTGGTTCAGACGGCCTCTGACGCAGGACCAGATCACCTACGCATTGCACGATGTGACCGACCTGTTCACGATGCATGACCAACTTGCCGCGAAAGCTGCCAAGCTCGAACGAACCCGCTGGATCGAGGAAGAGACTCAGGTTCTGCAAGAAAAGGTCATGACGGCGGAAACGTGCGAGAACTGGCGGCGAGTCAGTGGTGCGTCGGGACTGAAACCTCGCCAGCTTGAAACCGTCCGACACCTGTGGTTGTGGCGCGAAGGTGTGGCGAAATCACTAGACCGCTTGCCACGTCGTGTGCTGCGAGATGACTTGGTTATCGAACTTGCCAAGAAAGCATCCGCTGATCCGCACAAGATTCGCGGCATTCGGGGCATGGAACGACGCAATCTCCACGACCAGTACGATGCGATTGGCCAAGCCATTCAAACCGCATTGGATACTCCGGATGACGACTTGCCTAAGCGACCGCGTGGATCACGCCGTGTGGTTTCGCCGATGCTTAGCCAATTTTTGTCGACTTCGATCGCCTGTATCAGTCGACAACATAAATTGGCACCACCGATCGTGGGTAATGCAGACGATGTCCGTGAATTGTTAGGCTACGAACTCGACCGTCGCGAAAACGATCCAGTCCCGTCGTTGCTGAAAGGCTGGCGTGGTGAGATCGTAGGCAAAACGTTCCGCAAAATTCTTTCGGGAGAACTCGCTATCCGAGTCGCCGACGTCACTGAATCGCAACCGCTTGAATTCTTCGACGTCGATGCCAAGGGCTAA